Genomic DNA from Dysidea avara chromosome 10, odDysAvar1.4, whole genome shotgun sequence:
TCTGTGAGAGCTCCAGTCGGTAAGAAGGGACTGAGACGGATAGACAAATCAGCAAGTACCTCATCAATGGTGGACATCATTGAAAGAGCAAGAACAAGTATTGGTAGTCCACCAAAATGCTAACATGTTTACCTTTAACATTAGCCACTAAAAGTTAATGTTACTTACTATAATGTATATTGTCAACTTGTTTTCATTCCGAATTGTCAACACCAGTATGCGACATACATACAAGGAGAACAGCATGAATGAATGATGTTGTACAGTTGTTAAGCTACAGGATATTTGCATGACTGGCTTAAAGTTGATAAAAGCTAAAACTAACAATGTCAATCAAGTTGTATACTGCAACTTCCCCAAACTTGTTTTTCACCAGGATAGGTAAAGCATGCCCCTCCCTTCTTTATAATCACTTATAGTTAAAAATACCATGGAGTACACTGTCTGGAAGAGAtggacacatgcatgtacaacaGATATAAAGCTGCCATACAACTTTATAACTGGTAGTTGGCCCCTGACAACATGGATATTTATAGTGTGCATATCTTGACACAGTTTGCTATATACATCATTTGaacatttatttattcattatctAATAGGAAGGGGTAGCACCAAAAGGCTAAGCCTGCACAAGGGTGTTTCCCCAACACCTTACATATCTGCATACAAAACACAAAAGCACACAAACAATATTATAGAAAACATATTTACAAACAAAAAGCACACACAAAATGTTACGTGGTACCAAAAATATTACTCTTAACAACATGTTGAAATGCATCATGATAGAATATTAAAATGAGATCTTGTGCAGATAAATGGTGTGTTACCAAAAAAGAGAAAAGGAATGAATTAATGGTAGGCTGTGGCAGAACAAGAATGGGGTGAAGATGCAATGGGATGACAAAGCGTTGATGTTTTCAATAAAGCCTTTTGGCCATATTattttgctgtatacatataaAAAATGATCATACTTGGAAGCATCTGAGTCTGAAACATCTTAGCACAATAAATTACTCATTTGGTTCTGATTGTATGAAGCCTTTAGTAGATTATGAAACAGTGTTACATCACTGCTGCAGTGTTCCTGTGCTTGTCCCAATGTGCAAAAATTATATCTTTTAGTGGGGAACTATGCGTATattctattttttttttaaatgttcttTTATTTCTCCCACTGTGGTAGTAGATTTTGTCTACTCTCACAAGGATAAGTACATCCTCATCTCCATCCACACCTGGTTTATGTATATTCTCCTTCAAGTAATGTGACCATCAATATTGTAGTCAGATATCTTGCAGGAGTTGTGCATGGCAAGGTAAGACTTTCCTGCAGTGATCACATGGGATATTTTCTTTGGTGCTTATCTTGTCTTTTATGCTTTCTGCTGTGTCTGAACATTAATTTTGGCTTTGAAGATAATTCCATCAGGCatgcttatttgtattcatCCATCGAGACTATTGGAGGAAGTACACATGTCTCATTCAAAGCCAGGCCATTTGATGCTAACTTTTCAAAGAAATTCAAATATAACACCCTTAAATAGACTGTAGGTTAAGTGTCCTCCTATATACAGACTGTGCTAAAACTAAATTTTCTCACTTGCTCTGTCACAACACAGATACACATATTAGCATGACTCAGTGCTACACGTTTTGGCAATGATATTTTCTCTGACCTGCCATTTGTTAAGGTTTATGCCAACTTGCAGAACTTATGTATACAAGCTAGCAAGTCTCCTCCAGCAACGATTCCAACAGCTATCATTGCGACTGTATATTTTTTATCCACAACACTGCTAGCTCCATTGTCAGAGTTGACATGCATGCCCTTTGGATTCTGACCACCATCTCCAGTCAGCTACTATATAATTCCTGCAAGCAGAATACCAACAACTGTTAGCAGAACTTGATTGTTTTGACATATTCCCAATTTTTGTGAAACACTGGAAGTGAATGCACCTGGCTATTATCAACATTCTAAGAACCTGTTGTATTTTGTTGCCTATGTACAACAAATACTGGAAACTACTGCAAAATATACATCTAATATTTAAGCCTCTCAGAGAATATTTATGGTGTGGAAATGCGGTGAGTAGCTATCTCCAGACCCAAACTGAACTAATCAATATTAAGTAGTCTACCGATTGCATTTCATTCCTTGCCTGTCCACATGGATAACACTATTCTGTGGTTGCATGTGACTGAGGATCACACCATTttacatttcttattgtttcaaTCGGACGGTCACTATCAATCAAATACTGTGACATAATCACACATGCCTTAACACTCTTTGTCAAACCTTTGTAGCACTTCTAAGCAGTGAGCTCAATACTTGCACGCAGACTGGGAATATAATATATGCCCAGAATATTACTTAACTGATTTTTTCCCAtccaaacacaaaaagaagtgccaTAAGAGATATAGCTCGCTGGCTGCAAATGCAATGGACAGCTATTGtgtctaatagagaagtcacatGCATGCTATTTGTTTACACATCAAATTTCAGCTAACTCAGTTACCCTTTTCTAAAATGTAGCTAACAATTGCATGTATACAAGAAAATACACTAACCATATAGTTTTACAACAAAGTTTAAAGGAGTTATATATACTTATCCTCTGTTTATATAGTGCATTTATGCACAAAGCATGTATATCAATTAGTTATGTCAGTGCAGCTTTTATCCAGAAGATCTCGAAGTTTGGTAAACTCTTGTATTTCTGTTTGCACTTCAATAATTGTTTTTTCTCGTATCTCAACAGCTGCTGGATGGGGCTGCTTTTCGTGGATCACTATTGCTGAACCAACTAATTCATACAAATTTAAAGCAACAGCAGCTGACCCTACTATTACTGCACCAATAGCAGTAGAATATAGTGGATTGACAAAATACTTTACACTCAACTCAAATGCTTTCTGCAAAAACTTGACATCAAGCAAGCCTTCTTTTTTACCAGTCTTAAATAATGTCCACAGAAGTTTACATACTGCCTCTGCACCAAACACTTTACACTTTACACTAATATTGTAGCACATTGTCTCTATCTTCTTCCATGACTCTGCAAGGCCTTTTCTATAATCAGTGTATTCATCAATTGCTTGTTGAACTCTCTTAAAGAGGCCATTATTGAGGCTCTTCTTTACTATCTGAGTGCCAACAACTGTGGCAGTACCTACAGCTCCAACAGCTCCCCCAGTAGCTGCCGTAACACCTCCTGCCACTACTCCAAACAATGAGAGACCACCAGTAACTGGGTACAGTAAATCACATTCAATATTCACATAACTTATCATTAATACCTGGAGCAAAAAATATTCCTACTGCAGCAATAGCTCCACCTGCAGCTGTGTGTGAAAAAAGACTAATAATGTAATAATAGTAGCATGACTAATAATGTAATAATAGTAACATGACTAATAATGTAATAATAGTAGCATAAGGGAAACAAGCATTTTTATTGAATATATAGATAATCATTATATAACATGGCAGGAGTGCAGGAGTATAGTATTGGCAGTACGAGAGCCTTTTACAACATAAGATATTTAATATTTAAGACTGCTGTGTGACATAGCTGCGGTTTAGTAATAATTATATGGTTTCATCTGCAAGCCTAAAATTGCTGTTTCCATTTTGCTAGCTTTGTTTCTTGAAATAATTAAAGGATACATTTCACATTACTGTTTGTTAAAGCCAATGTTTTTACATATTATTCACTCTGCTACCATCATAATTTTTTCATTATCATCACATTATTTAGCTTACATGTTGTAGCCAAGAATGACACATATATAGCTGTACTGCACCATGCATGACCATGCAAGCCATCAAACCACTTAGCCGTCTGCTACAAGGccactatatcaagacacacggtagtgtacaAGGccactatatcaagacacacggtagtgtacaAGGccactatatcaagacacatggtagtgtacaaggccactatatcaagacacatggtagtgtgtcatgggGCCAACAAAGCCAGCGTGCCATAACCGTGAGTATATTCAgtgacaggaaaaaagaaaacaacatTTTTCACACATGTGAAGCTTCTCCaaagctgtctgccaggtagggtaggccacacagcaaagtTGCACCaaccatttgtgagatatgggcattcaaagttttgaTTTTCTTCTTAAGCTGTAGGGGGCTATGtattttgcaaaaattgctataaaacgcaaatgtgtaacttgattgcctctATCTTTgacacaaatgaagagcatataaAAGTGAATTCATGtgccaagtttgctatgaatctgatgaatattcAAGAAGTTATGAGCTGTGTTATGAGCTGTGTATtcacattaaaaaaaaatcaaactttctATCACAGCTACAACTTAATTAGCTAAAGTTTAtaatctaccaatagaaatacTACATAGAttgttctatgtatgttctatttaaGGCTGAAAAGAATAGTACGAATATTCGTTATCCGTTCGTTAAGGAATATTCTTATTCATTAAATCAGACAATTACACATTTAATTACTTCTAAAAACTGAAAGCTGTCATTTTTAAACGGTAATTCATCATCTTTTAAAGACATGTATGTAAAGGACTTTCATAATAAATTGTAGTAGTTATCAAAGTGATTTGTCCTTTTGAGCAcctaattatacagaaaatCCTTAAAGAATGATTCATTAATTCATTCATTACTTTGAAGAATATTTGGATTCTTAAATTGATATTCATTTCATCCCTATAGTTCTATTAGAAGGTCTCAAAATAATGTgcgctctatcagagtatcacaataatattgaagtaaatcatatacaatacatttataagtctcatcaataatcatcattgtatctgtatagataagaagaaatgtgagtaaaaagtCAGCCAAAGTACCAAGaagcacaaaaacagccaagctgtgaaaaaatggtgcggatTTAAAAATGAGAATCAAAGgaggtggccaagaaatggctgcaatgataataaatttaagAATGCACACAGCcactattaaaatttattagcattgacatacttggctgccacctttcacttttttcatttttaaagccgcaccattttttataacttggctgttttgtgtggatacgCTACAAGCACATCACAATTTATTAAAAACTTGTTTGACTGTCAGCAAGCATAATCAATAGTTTATAACAGGGAAAGTTTTCCTAGCTGTTCCGTAATGTTCTAATTTGATTGTTGTACAGGATCTAGGATTTGGATGATGACTGATAAGGGCTTAAGTAATCTTCTAAGAAAACGTGACATCATTATGTTACATTCCTTTCACACCCTACAAGCAAAGACATAAACATACATGACcactgttaaaaaaaaaaatcattgcaTACATCTGCTATTATGCTTGACCTCAGCTCTACCACTAAATGTATGACATATGCCTCCTGTAATAACAGGTGGTGGGAGTTGTGAATTCCAAAGTGTGGGTTGTGAGAAGAATAAACATATAACATTTCATTTGATGTGTGTAGTgactttgtgtgtgtagtgactttgtgtgtgtgtgtgtgtgtgtgtgtgtgtgtgtgcgtgcgtgtgtgtgtgcgtgtgcgcacatgtgtatgtgtgcatggctgcatgtgcatgtgtgtgtgcagtgagtGTGTCTACACGTGTGtgtaagtactgtatatatgtgtgttgtGCATGGTGCATGTGCTTTTTTAATGTCTGTGCATAGTGTAATTGGGACAATATAGATCAAAGCCGGTATACTATGTATTGTGATAATTTGTATATATGGATATACCTATATGAGCTCAACCCCCATGTAACTcacaaaaatattattattacttccTGGGATGGCAGCATCCATTTCCACTGTATGGGCACTATTATAGGGACCCACTGAAAGCCTGTCTATAGCAAGGAGTCATGCAGAAACATGTCACTAAAACTGCAGAAAATAAATTCCATGCAGgccagaccaggtggtgacttgttttaggccactccaaacaaattctctgtttcccgtcaaTCAGTGCAGCTATATGGCATATATACATGATACTGTACAGGTCAGCACCTGGTAACATGTTCTGATTCCCTAGCAGCTGCTACACAAGCTTTCGGTATAGCCTTTGCAGGTCCCTATATTGGAATAGTGACCCTATAATAATAGATCTTATAACTCATGTACTTGTCAGTTCATGTGCCAAGTTATAAGAGGAATTAATAGGTGGTACCCGAGGTGGTACCAAAAGTTGACAAatttcacgtttgtgttatatATTCATGCAACGTAAAACAAGCTGAAAATTCCACCAGACAGTTTGCTGTATGCATGGTTGTGCCCATGCAGGTAAACAATGCTTGAAAagctttttttcctttttttttttttttttgcttgaaAAGCTACCAATATACATGGGCCGCCCGtccgcatgcatgcatgtagatTATGCTTGAGGGTATATAGGGCGGATAATTTATTGGCTGCCTAGGTATAACTATATAGACCGCCTCATCTTGgttatatgtatatagctatagcacaCAGCCGGCATGCATATACATGCAGTCTTGAAGTCTGACCTGTCAGAACTCCTGCAATTCCAGCAGCTCCCCCAGTAACCTTTGCAATGGCAGAATTATAGTGATGTGAATCTAACTCGTCTGCAACTTCATGGAGCTTTTTAACCAGAAGATCACTGTGATTTATCAGTCTCTTGAGCTTAAAAAGCACATCTGCGCACAAATCGAATCCTTTTTGCATGCGCATAAAATTCCCTCACAACTCTTTTCAGTGCTTCATCTGACATGATGGTAGCTATAATATATTGCTAAACCGGATcacctagctatatagctaccgaGTAAAATAGCACTATAGTCTATGTATATATACTATAGAACCCAACGTGCACGCATCTCAAATTAGCTATATGGATGCATGCAACTGTGTCCATGCATGTGTGCGGCGACCATGCGCCGCCCTATCATGAATATAGCTATAATAGCTATACTACTCGCTACTGTATCTGTCAAACTAAAAGTTGCgttccgtaaattttgcataaaattttcttcgTGAATCTTAACTAGCTAATTCCCGCAAGGCCAAATTGGTTGGCACGTTCTATTCGCTGCCGTACGAAacggttttttttttttttgacaacaaatgctacaattagaatctacaaaacaaactatataatCACAACGAATAAAATACAACTACTGGGAAAGGGGAAACTTGAGTCATCATCACTACCTTGCAGAGCCCAATACCTTAAAATCATTCGGGCATTATTCACCCATAAACAAACTGACACTGAGAGTGTTGTTGAAGTAGATTTCTTTAGGTGAAATCACAGAAATGCCACTACGGGTGGTGGTGGTACGATCAGCAATAGAATTAAGAACTGACAAAGCAAAAGGGAGACACTGCATGGGCATAGTGCATGGGGGAGGATCATGTGAATATGCATGGCTAAAGTGCATGGGAACTGGTATAGGTACTAGCGGACTCAATGAATCAATCACTTCAGACTCTAAAGGAGAGTTCACAGTATCTGCATGGGGTACCAAAGTTACCAAATGTGAATTTTCTGCTCTGCAACAGCAGCAATGCATGGCctcatccatgcatgcatgcagtaacTCTAAATCAGTTGGCCTAACTTTCTCTGTCGTAACAGCTCCTTGAGATGATGCAGAAGTAAACTGAATGTGTGAACAACATCATGATGATCTGCATCTTCATGCAGGGTCCGAAGAAGCATATTCAACAGAGAGCAATGAAAACCTATTGGTGAGGAACTGCAGAAGACCGGAAAAGTTACTATCAGACACTGTGCTGTGTTGTCTCTGCAGAAGCCAGATAATACTTTTATCCAACTTTGTCCATCCATAGCCACACAGGGCTGACTGTCATACATCTTGGGGCAAATCTTCTAAGCAACTATCCTTGGGTGTGTCTACAATCTATGAACAACCCTTCTACCAATCATCTTCGGAGCCGGTGAGGGTGAGTGCCGGCCAAAAATGTAaaatcattttggcattataatGGTATAATTGAACACTCAACCGTTCAACAAGGTGGCAAATAGTCTTGCCTGTGGACAGCCCATTCTCGATTTTTGCATATAGCCGGAGATGTATGTTACACATTAGCTATAGAGCAATAgacttttttatttattattgctttacaacaccagatGCACAAGATTGCAGAATTAAAAGGGGATTGTACAAAAGTAGTGTAGTGGTGTTGAGGGTCAGATGGCAACATGTGCCAACTGCCCAAACTAATTACCTATATACTACTAGTTAATCACTTAACTGCAGTACGTGTAGACaacatacaaaaacacaaacTTAGCTACATAAATGATTAGGGCATATATTACTGATAACATATGAGTTTCTTGTGACTGTGCTGTAGCTTGTGGTTATTAGCTATAAGTTGAGTATTGCCAGATACCAGATATAGCTAAAAGTCTTTAATATTGAAGCATATGATGGAAATTTGATAGACCTGATATGAAAGATTATATCATTAATGTCAGGAGTGTACATTAGAGGTAAGATCTTAAGCTTTAACAAATGGGTTTTGTAATCACTTGAGTAATTATCCAATATGAGCTTAGCTATAGTTGCATGTAACTGGATTTAAGTTAATATCTTTTATCAGGTGTGGCTTGCACAAAATACTGCAGAACAGCAGTTGAGAAAAGACTACTAAATGAAATATAGAGTTGTTTCTTTGCTTCTAATTATATGGATATTTGAAGAAATAGATCAGCATAGTATAGATCTAACATTTTGTAGGCTTTGCTAAGAATATTATTGCCACCCCAGTGaccccttcttgttttgtggcttttttcagcgatctctatttccattttaaaatttccaattttttattcatctatatAGTGAGTTAGGGTTTTtatataagtgactgctatattagaatcgTAGATTTGAAGTTGACTGCTTAAGTAACTGCTAGACTATTTAAAGAGTATCAATGCTTGTACTGTTCTGTGATGTATCCATGCAGAAGATTTTTCCATTACACTGCTATATATAgcaaaacataatattatatatttgtTTATAATTTTGCACCATGCAATTATTCCTAGAGTTCATCCAATTATTCTGGAATATATATTCCTTCTTTAAAATTATATTCTGGCATAATAATacatgtgcatacatgtgtCCCTACTATAGGTAGCTGGTTATCTTAACTCATTAGTGTTGTCCCAGTACCAGCTTGTTATTTCAGTTCCAGTATCATAAACCTTTGGAATTACAGTTCcagaaccataacctttagaattatagttccagttctagttctagaactacaACTTTTAAGATTACAGTTCTGTTTTTATTTCTGCATAATTAGTTTAGTGCTCCATTTCTAAACCAATGCATAGTGTGTGTTAAACTATGGGTTTTGTATCTAGGCAgagcaactactacaaaactAACTATACATGCAAGGCATTGATGCTCCAAGGCTTTGATTATGAGGGATGATTTGAAGTTAATTATCAAACATTAAACTCACATTTCAGAATGACAGAAACAGCTAGGTAGTGAGAATTATTGGTTTCACTTCAGTGTGTATACAGTCACTGGACTGGATCATGGACTAGACCAGTGGATAGACCACATGGACTTGGCCAGTGGATAGACCATGGACTggacaagttttttttttattgtaagAATTTAGGAAACTGCACTGGAAAGAAAAATACTAAAATTTCCTTGGATCAGGAAATATGCAGTACAGGGCAGAATTTCCTGAAAAACCAGGAAAGTCTATAGGAAATTCTGCCCTGTACTGCATATTTCCTGATCCAGGAAATTTTAGTATTCTTCCAGTGCTGGTTGTAACTACAGTATTTTTTCCACAGCGGCACTAAATTTAGACTATACATGTAGGTGGACctgtcaacttacagcttgtatATGGAAAAGCAAGATCGACAGATAAACTACAGCTACATAATTTTGCTTACTCGAATGCCCATAGCTTGTGTTAGAGGATGCATGTcattactataatattaaatgTTAAGAACAAGAAGGATAAGAACAAGAAGGATAAGAACAAGAAGGATAAGAACAAGAAGGATAAGAACAAGAAGGATAAGAACAAGAAGGATAAGAACAAGAAGGATAAGAACAAGAAGGATGGTggatgcacatacacacacagagctAAGAGTTTAACTGTAAATGAAAGTATTTAATACTTCCAATTTTTAACAGCTATTTTGCATGTGTTTCAAGATTGACTATAGCAAACAATTCCTGCTCAAAACATTAACACAAGTTGTCAACCCTAGAAAAATGAACAAGCAACGCAAGCAGTATAGCTAAGCTCAATATCTCAAAAGCATGGAAGTTAAAAGCCAAAATTGTCCTTAGAAATAAGTAAGAATTAATTAACTCTAACAATGTAATGGTTTCTCCAAGCCTGAATATTTATATAAGGCATGAGTCCAGTCCTCCAGTTCAGCCCAGTGTTTCTAGCTATGTAACCTTTTGCATCATTCTATTGAATACTTATCAGTTCTTGTGTTCTAGTTCCAGTATTGAGAAAAGtaaaaattattgttccagttctagaactggaactaaaataaaattgctggtactggaattacttttagttaacaacactagtgccattgcagatttgaccttaaTTTGGTAACCTTTATGAccatttttgcccagaaatttgatcatttttaTCTTTAAGgcattaacttgttaaaacatagtgccaaaataaagatcttgttaAACAAAACAACTTAGTTTTTGATAGGTGATTTCataatcatttatatatattacccatgaattttgagataatttacctCACCATGGGTAATTAACACCCCAAGGACAGGTAAAGAATTCTGCAGCTAATAAAAGCAGTtataacttcaaaatggaattacctatataacttcaaataaaagccaaGTTGTTTCGCTCAGCAAGAactttactttggtaccatgttttaacatgttaatgcctcagggaggtaaagacagaaatgatcaaatttctgcaCAAAAGTGGCCACAAATCACCAAATGTCAAATCTATATGATGGCACTATATATCAAAAATAAATGTCATTAGGaatatttatgtggaaagtttcatgcttttataaaaaagtgca
This window encodes:
- the LOC136268571 gene encoding uncharacterized protein, yielding MRMQKGFDLCADVLFKLKRLINHSDLLVKKLHEVADELDSHHYNSAIAKVTGGAAGIAGVLTAAGGAIAAVGIFFAPVTGGLSLFGVVAGGVTAATGGAVGAVGTATVVGTQIVKKSLNNGLFKRVQQAIDEYTDYRKGLAESWKKIETMCYNISVKCKVFGAEAVCKLLWTLFKTGKKEGLLDVKFLQKAFELSVKYFVNPLYSTAIGAVIVGSAAVALNLYELVGSAIVIHEKQPHPAAVEIREKTIIEVQTEIQEFTKLRDLLDKSCTDITN